One region of Xyrauchen texanus isolate HMW12.3.18 chromosome 11, RBS_HiC_50CHRs, whole genome shotgun sequence genomic DNA includes:
- the LOC127652161 gene encoding protocadherin-10-like isoform X3 gives MILIFLFFSILDGGLSQLHFSVPEEQERGTIVGNIAEDLGLDITKLSARRFQTVPSSRTPYLEVNLENGALVVNERIDREEICRQTVPCLLHLEVFLENPLELFRVEIEVMDINDNPPSFPETDITVEITESATPGTRFPVENAFDPDVGTNALSTYAITTNNYFYLDVQTQGDGNRFAELVLDKPLDREQQAVHRYVLTAVDGGQPQRTGTALLVVKVLDSNDNAPTFDQSVYSVSLRENSPVGTLVIQLNATDMDEGQNGEIVYSLSSHNPPRIRDLFNIDSRTGRIEVTGEVDYEESSTHQIYVQAKDMGANSVPAHCKVLVKLIDVNDNTPEISFSTVTESVSEQAVAGTVIALLSVTDRDSVENGQMTCELHGEVPFKLKSSFKNYYTIVTDGPLDREKAESYTLTVVAKDKGVPSLSTSKSIKVHVSDENDNAPRFMQSVYDVYVTENNVPGAYIYAVSAVDPDVGQNAFVTYSILECEIQGMSILTYVSINSENGYLYALRSFDYEQIKEFSFMVHAKDSGAPELTANATVNVIIVDQNDNAPSIISPVGKNGTAREHLPRSAEPGYLVSRIVATDADDGENARLSYSILRGNELGMYRMDWRTGELRTARRVSGKRDPPHPYDLLIEVRDHGQPPLSSSASINVVLVDSVVEGRSGNRGSVKSKEGSLDLTLILIIALGSVSFIFLLAMIVLAVRCQKDKKLNIYTCMAGDSCCQCCSRQARGRKKKLSKSDIMLVQSTNVTSTAQVPVEESGSFGSHHQNQNYCYQVCLTPESAKTDLMFLKPCSPSRSTDTDHNPCGAIVTGYADQQPDIISNGSILSSETKHQRTELSYLVDRPRRVNSSAFQEADIVSSKDSGHGDSEQGDSDHDATNRGHTAGADLFSNCTEECKALGHSDRCWMPSFMPGDSRQGADYRSNLHVPGMDAVPDTEHAKGFPSTFCVDIPEKASFGHLETD, from the exons ATGATTTTGATATTTCTCTTTTTCTCGATCTTGGATGGAGGGCTATCGCAGCTGCACTTCTCGGTACCGGAGGAGCAGGAGCGCGGGACGATTGTGGGAAATATCGCCGAAGATCTGGGGCTGGACATCACCAAACTTTCCGCGCGCCGTTTCCAGACCGTGCCTAGCTCACGCACGCCGTACCTGGAGGTAAACTTGGAGAACGGCGCGCTGGTAGTGAACGAGCGCATTGACAGAGAGGAGATATGTCGCCAGACCGTCCCGTGCCTCCTGCACCTCGAAGTGTTTTTGGAGAACCCGCTCGAGCTGTTCCGCGTCGAAATTGAGGTGATGGATATTAACGACAATCCTCCAAGTTTCCCGGAGACGGACATCACCGTGGAGATCACCGAGAGCGCCACACCGGGCACCCGGTTCCCGGTGGAGAACGCCTTCGATCCAGATGTGGGGACTAATGCCCTGAGCACCTACGCCATCACCACCAACAACTACTTTTACTTGGACGTACAGACACAAGGCGACGGCAATCGCTTCGCGGAGCTCGTGCTGGATAAACCCTTGGACCGGGAGCAGCAGGCGGTGCATAGGTACGTGCTTACCGCCGTGGACGGAGGGCAGCCGCAGAGGACCGGCACCGCATTGCTGGTGGTTAAAGTACTGGACTCCAACGACAACGCGCCCACGTTCGATCAGTCTGTGTACTCCGTGAGCTTGCGCGAGAACTCTCCCGTTGGCACGCTCGTTATTCAGCTGAACGCCACCGATATGGACGAGGGCCAAAACGGAGAGATTGTTTATTCTTTAAGTAGTCACAATCCGCCGCGCATTCGGGATCTGTTTAACATTGACTCGCGCACCGGGAGGATTGAAGTGACCGGCGAGGTGGATTACGAGGAGAGCAGCACCCATCAGATATACGTGCAGGCGAAAGACATGGGAGCTAACTCGGTGCCAGCGCACTGCAAAGTTCTGGTCAAACTCATCGACGTGAATGACAACACTCCGGAAATCAGTTTCAGCACCGTCACCGAGTCGGTGAGCGAACAGGCTGTCGCAGGCACGGTGATCGCTCTGCTGAGCGTCACAGACCGTGACTCCGTCGAGAACGGACAGATGACCTGCGAGCTGCACGGCGAGGTGCCGTTCAAACTCAAATCGTCTTTCAAAAACTATTACACCATCGTCACGGACGGTCCGCTGGACCGCGAAAAAGCGGAGTCGTACACGCTCACGGTGGTGGCGAAAGATAAGGGAGTGCCCTCTCTCTCCACGAGCAAGTCCATCAAAGTTCACGTTTCGGACGAAAATGACAATGCCCCTAGGTTCATGCAATCGGTTTACGACGTGTACGTGACGGAGAATAACGTCCCGGGCGCTTACATTTATGCGGTAAGTGCCGTGGACCCTGATGTTGGACAGAACGCCTTTGTCACTTATTCCATATTGGAGTGCGAAATACAGGGTATGTCCATTTTAACCTACGTGTCAATCAATTCTGAGAACGGCTATCTGTACGCGCTGCGCTCTTTCGATTACGAGCAGATCAAAGAGTTCAGTTTCATGGTGCATGCCAAAGACTCTGGTGCCCCCGAGTTAACGGCCAATGCCACCGTTAATGTCATCATAGTGGACCAAAACGACAATGCGCCGTCTATAATTTCGCCTGTTGGCAAAAACGGCACCGCGAGGGAACATTTACCCCGGTCAGCCGAACCGGGCTACCTGGTGAGCCGTATAGTAGCCACAGACGCGGATGATGGCGAGAATGCCCGCCTGTCTTACAGCATCCTCCGGGGTAACGAGCTCGGGATGTACCGGATGGACTGGAGAACCGGCGAGCTGCGCACAGCACGTCGTGTGTCCGGCAAACGGGACCCCCCGCACCCATACGACCTGTTGATTGAGGTGCGCGATCACGGGCAGCCGCCGCTCTCCTCTTCGGCAAGCATTAACGTGGTGCTCGTGGACAGTGTGGTGGAGGGCCGGAGTGGCAATCGGGGGTCTGTAAAGTCCAAAGAAGGCTCTCTGGATCTAACACTCATCCTCATCATCGCGCTCGGCTCCGTGTCCTTCATCTTCCTCCTCGCGATGATTGTGCTGGCAGTGCGCTGCCAGAAGGACAAAAAACTCAATATCTATACATGCATGGCTGGAGACTCGTGCTGTCAGTGTTGCAGTCGCCAGGCGCGCGGGCGCAAGAAGAAGCTCAGTAAATCGGACATCATGCTCGTGCAGAGCACTAACGTGACCAGCACGGCGCAAGTGCCGGTGGAGGAGTCCGGGAGCTTCGGCTCGCACCACCAGAACCAAAACTACTGCTACCAGGTGTGCCTGACACCGGAGTCCGCCAAAACCGACCTGATGTTTCTCAAACCTTGCAGCCCATCCCGGAGCACAGACACAGATCACAACCCGTGCGGGGCCATTGTTACAGGATACGCGGATCAGCAACCAGATATCATCTCCAACGGGAGCATTTTATCAAGCGAG ACCAAACACCAGAGAACTGAGCTCAGCTACCTGGTGGATAGACCACGTCGCGTAAACAG TTCAGCATTTCAAGAGGCAGATATTGTCAGTTCTAAAGACAGTGGACACGGTGATAGTGAACAAGGCGACAGCGACCATGATGCCACCAACCGCGGCCACACAGCTG
- the LOC127652161 gene encoding protocadherin-10-like isoform X4, with protein MILIFLFFSILDGGLSQLHFSVPEEQERGTIVGNIAEDLGLDITKLSARRFQTVPSSRTPYLEVNLENGALVVNERIDREEICRQTVPCLLHLEVFLENPLELFRVEIEVMDINDNPPSFPETDITVEITESATPGTRFPVENAFDPDVGTNALSTYAITTNNYFYLDVQTQGDGNRFAELVLDKPLDREQQAVHRYVLTAVDGGQPQRTGTALLVVKVLDSNDNAPTFDQSVYSVSLRENSPVGTLVIQLNATDMDEGQNGEIVYSLSSHNPPRIRDLFNIDSRTGRIEVTGEVDYEESSTHQIYVQAKDMGANSVPAHCKVLVKLIDVNDNTPEISFSTVTESVSEQAVAGTVIALLSVTDRDSVENGQMTCELHGEVPFKLKSSFKNYYTIVTDGPLDREKAESYTLTVVAKDKGVPSLSTSKSIKVHVSDENDNAPRFMQSVYDVYVTENNVPGAYIYAVSAVDPDVGQNAFVTYSILECEIQGMSILTYVSINSENGYLYALRSFDYEQIKEFSFMVHAKDSGAPELTANATVNVIIVDQNDNAPSIISPVGKNGTAREHLPRSAEPGYLVSRIVATDADDGENARLSYSILRGNELGMYRMDWRTGELRTARRVSGKRDPPHPYDLLIEVRDHGQPPLSSSASINVVLVDSVVEGRSGNRGSVKSKEGSLDLTLILIIALGSVSFIFLLAMIVLAVRCQKDKKLNIYTCMAGDSCCQCCSRQARGRKKKLSKSDIMLVQSTNVTSTAQVPVEESGSFGSHHQNQNYCYQVCLTPESAKTDLMFLKPCSPSRSTDTDHNPCGAIVTGYADQQPDIISNGSILSSEAADKPCYFKEALISYMYYITICWHSLKGGVCWI; from the exons ATGATTTTGATATTTCTCTTTTTCTCGATCTTGGATGGAGGGCTATCGCAGCTGCACTTCTCGGTACCGGAGGAGCAGGAGCGCGGGACGATTGTGGGAAATATCGCCGAAGATCTGGGGCTGGACATCACCAAACTTTCCGCGCGCCGTTTCCAGACCGTGCCTAGCTCACGCACGCCGTACCTGGAGGTAAACTTGGAGAACGGCGCGCTGGTAGTGAACGAGCGCATTGACAGAGAGGAGATATGTCGCCAGACCGTCCCGTGCCTCCTGCACCTCGAAGTGTTTTTGGAGAACCCGCTCGAGCTGTTCCGCGTCGAAATTGAGGTGATGGATATTAACGACAATCCTCCAAGTTTCCCGGAGACGGACATCACCGTGGAGATCACCGAGAGCGCCACACCGGGCACCCGGTTCCCGGTGGAGAACGCCTTCGATCCAGATGTGGGGACTAATGCCCTGAGCACCTACGCCATCACCACCAACAACTACTTTTACTTGGACGTACAGACACAAGGCGACGGCAATCGCTTCGCGGAGCTCGTGCTGGATAAACCCTTGGACCGGGAGCAGCAGGCGGTGCATAGGTACGTGCTTACCGCCGTGGACGGAGGGCAGCCGCAGAGGACCGGCACCGCATTGCTGGTGGTTAAAGTACTGGACTCCAACGACAACGCGCCCACGTTCGATCAGTCTGTGTACTCCGTGAGCTTGCGCGAGAACTCTCCCGTTGGCACGCTCGTTATTCAGCTGAACGCCACCGATATGGACGAGGGCCAAAACGGAGAGATTGTTTATTCTTTAAGTAGTCACAATCCGCCGCGCATTCGGGATCTGTTTAACATTGACTCGCGCACCGGGAGGATTGAAGTGACCGGCGAGGTGGATTACGAGGAGAGCAGCACCCATCAGATATACGTGCAGGCGAAAGACATGGGAGCTAACTCGGTGCCAGCGCACTGCAAAGTTCTGGTCAAACTCATCGACGTGAATGACAACACTCCGGAAATCAGTTTCAGCACCGTCACCGAGTCGGTGAGCGAACAGGCTGTCGCAGGCACGGTGATCGCTCTGCTGAGCGTCACAGACCGTGACTCCGTCGAGAACGGACAGATGACCTGCGAGCTGCACGGCGAGGTGCCGTTCAAACTCAAATCGTCTTTCAAAAACTATTACACCATCGTCACGGACGGTCCGCTGGACCGCGAAAAAGCGGAGTCGTACACGCTCACGGTGGTGGCGAAAGATAAGGGAGTGCCCTCTCTCTCCACGAGCAAGTCCATCAAAGTTCACGTTTCGGACGAAAATGACAATGCCCCTAGGTTCATGCAATCGGTTTACGACGTGTACGTGACGGAGAATAACGTCCCGGGCGCTTACATTTATGCGGTAAGTGCCGTGGACCCTGATGTTGGACAGAACGCCTTTGTCACTTATTCCATATTGGAGTGCGAAATACAGGGTATGTCCATTTTAACCTACGTGTCAATCAATTCTGAGAACGGCTATCTGTACGCGCTGCGCTCTTTCGATTACGAGCAGATCAAAGAGTTCAGTTTCATGGTGCATGCCAAAGACTCTGGTGCCCCCGAGTTAACGGCCAATGCCACCGTTAATGTCATCATAGTGGACCAAAACGACAATGCGCCGTCTATAATTTCGCCTGTTGGCAAAAACGGCACCGCGAGGGAACATTTACCCCGGTCAGCCGAACCGGGCTACCTGGTGAGCCGTATAGTAGCCACAGACGCGGATGATGGCGAGAATGCCCGCCTGTCTTACAGCATCCTCCGGGGTAACGAGCTCGGGATGTACCGGATGGACTGGAGAACCGGCGAGCTGCGCACAGCACGTCGTGTGTCCGGCAAACGGGACCCCCCGCACCCATACGACCTGTTGATTGAGGTGCGCGATCACGGGCAGCCGCCGCTCTCCTCTTCGGCAAGCATTAACGTGGTGCTCGTGGACAGTGTGGTGGAGGGCCGGAGTGGCAATCGGGGGTCTGTAAAGTCCAAAGAAGGCTCTCTGGATCTAACACTCATCCTCATCATCGCGCTCGGCTCCGTGTCCTTCATCTTCCTCCTCGCGATGATTGTGCTGGCAGTGCGCTGCCAGAAGGACAAAAAACTCAATATCTATACATGCATGGCTGGAGACTCGTGCTGTCAGTGTTGCAGTCGCCAGGCGCGCGGGCGCAAGAAGAAGCTCAGTAAATCGGACATCATGCTCGTGCAGAGCACTAACGTGACCAGCACGGCGCAAGTGCCGGTGGAGGAGTCCGGGAGCTTCGGCTCGCACCACCAGAACCAAAACTACTGCTACCAGGTGTGCCTGACACCGGAGTCCGCCAAAACCGACCTGATGTTTCTCAAACCTTGCAGCCCATCCCGGAGCACAGACACAGATCACAACCCGTGCGGGGCCATTGTTACAGGATACGCGGATCAGCAACCAGATATCATCTCCAACGGGAGCATTTTATCAAGCGAG GCAGCAGACAAGCCATGTTATTTTAAGGAAGCCCTCATATCCTACATGTACTATATTACTATCTGTTGGCACTCTCTGAAAGGTGGAGTCTGCTGGATCTAA